A stretch of Castanea sativa cultivar Marrone di Chiusa Pesio chromosome 2, ASM4071231v1 DNA encodes these proteins:
- the LOC142624202 gene encoding ubiquitin domain-containing protein DSK2b-like isoform X3, with amino-acid sequence MGGDGAVDDANESSGGDGVNINIRCSSGSKFSVQISLDSSVGSFKSILAEKSDTPTDQQRLIYKGRILKDDQTLRSYGLEADHTVHLVRGFSPAAASNPAGGTNPGVPNTTQSNTRSVGSNEGEALGGAGFGASLFPGLGINGMGGGGNGGGVGGNSLFGAGLPDFEQVQQQLTRNPNIMREIMNMPVVQNLMNNPDVMRNLIMNNPQMREIIDRNPELAHILNDPSTLRQTLEAARNPELMREMMRNTDRAMSNIESSPEGFNMLRRMYENVQEPFLNATTMAGNAGNDNANPFAALLGTQGGDQARNPSTTPSTTSSETTTGSPAPNTNPLPNPWTATAAAGGAPTSTTRSNPTGDARSQTPAGLGGLGLPGLEGMFGAMQDTTLVNQMMQNPAMSQMMQSLLSNPQYMNQILGLNPQLRSMLDSNSQLREMMQNPEFLRQLTSPETMQGTGSDCWWRYRVIEQRRIGDDDEHVWWTRSWQPGCS; translated from the exons ATGGGAGGTGATGGAGCTGTGGACGATGCGAACGAATCCAGCGGCGGAGATGGAGTCAATATCAACATCCGTTGCTCCAGCGGTTCTAAGTTTTCCGTTCAGATTAGCCTTGATTCCTCCGTTGGATCCTTCAAAAGCATTCTCGCTGAGAAATCCGATACGCCGACCGATCAACAAAGGCTCATTTACAAGGGTCGGATCCTCAAGGACGATCAAACTCTTCGAAGCTACG GTTTGGAGGCAGATCACACTGTCCACTTAGTTCGCGGGTTTTCTCCAGCTGCAGCATCCAATCCTGCTGGTGGAACCAATCCTGGAGTTCCAAATACCACTCAAAGTAATACCAGAAGTGTTGGTTCAAATGAAGGTGAAGCGTTAGGAGGAGCTGGTTTTGGAGCTTCACTATTTCCTGGACTTGGTATTAATGGTATGGGTGGTGGTGGcaatggtggtggtgttggtggCAACAGTTTGTTTGGAGCTGGGCTTCCAGATTTTGAACAAGTGCAACAGCAGTTGACTCGGAACCCTAACATAATGAGAGAAATAATGAATATGCCTGTTGTTCAGAACCTAATGAATAACCCTGATGTAATGCGTAACTTGATTATGAATAATCCTCAAATGCGTGAAATCATTGATCGAAACCCTGAGCTAGCACACATACTTAATGATCCCAGCACACTTCGTCAGACACTTGAAGCTGCAAGAAATCCAGAACTCATGCGTGAGATGATGCGCAATACTGATAGAGCAATGAGCAATATTGAGTCTTCTCCTGAGGGATTCAATATGTTGAGGCGAATGTATGAAAATGTTCAAGAGCCATTCCTGAATGCCACAACAATGGCTGGGAATGCTGGAAATGATAACGCAAACCCATTTGCTGCTCTTTTAGGGACCCAAGGTGGGGACCAAGCAAGAAATCCATCAACTACACCCTCAACCACTAGTTCTGAGACAACTACTGGCTCTCCTGCTCCCAATACTAACCCACTACCAAATCCTTGGACTGCTACTGCTG CAGCTGGAGGTGCCCCAACTAGCACCACGAGGTCAAATCCTACTGGGGATGCTAGATCTCAGACACCCGCTGGCTTAGGTGGACTTGGTCTTCCAGGGCTTGAAGGCATGTTTGGTGCCATGCAGGATACCACTTTAGTCAATCAGATGATGCAAAATCCAGCTATGTCACAGATGATGCAAAGCCTCCTTTCAAATCCTCAATATATGAACCAg ATTCTTGGTCTCAATCCCCAGCTACGCAGCATGCTTGATTCCAATTCTCAACTAAGGGAAATGATGCAAAACCCAGAATTTCTTCGTCAGTTAACTTCTCCTGAAACAATGCAG GGAACAGGGTCAGACTGCTGGTGGAGGTACAG GGTCATTGAACAACGTAGGATTGGAGATGATGATGAACATGTTTGGTGGACTCGGAGCTGGCAGCCTGGCTGTTCCTAG
- the LOC142624202 gene encoding ubiquitin domain-containing protein DSK2b-like isoform X4 produces MGGDGAVDDANESSGGDGVNINIRCSSGSKFSVQISLDSSVGSFKSILAEKSDTPTDQQRLIYKGRILKDDQTLRSYGLEADHTVHLVRGFSPAAASNPAGGTNPGVPNTTQSNTRSVGSNEGEALGGAGFGASLFPGLGINGMGGGGNGGGVGGNSLFGAGLPDFEQVQQQLTRNPNIMREIMNMPVVQNLMNNPDVMRNLIMNNPQMREIIDRNPELAHILNDPSTLRQTLEAARNPELMREMMRNTDRAMSNIESSPEGFNMLRRMYENVQEPFLNATTMAGNAGNDNANPFAALLGTQGGDQARNPSTTPSTTSSETTTGSPAPNTNPLPNPWTATAAGGAPTSTTRSNPTGDARSQTPAGLGGLGLPGLEGMFGAMQDTTLVNQMMQNPAMSQMMQSLLSNPQYMNQILGLNPQLRSMLDSNSQLREMMQNPEFLRQLTSPETMQGTGSDCWWRYRVIEQRRIGDDDEHVWWTRSWQPGCS; encoded by the exons ATGGGAGGTGATGGAGCTGTGGACGATGCGAACGAATCCAGCGGCGGAGATGGAGTCAATATCAACATCCGTTGCTCCAGCGGTTCTAAGTTTTCCGTTCAGATTAGCCTTGATTCCTCCGTTGGATCCTTCAAAAGCATTCTCGCTGAGAAATCCGATACGCCGACCGATCAACAAAGGCTCATTTACAAGGGTCGGATCCTCAAGGACGATCAAACTCTTCGAAGCTACG GTTTGGAGGCAGATCACACTGTCCACTTAGTTCGCGGGTTTTCTCCAGCTGCAGCATCCAATCCTGCTGGTGGAACCAATCCTGGAGTTCCAAATACCACTCAAAGTAATACCAGAAGTGTTGGTTCAAATGAAGGTGAAGCGTTAGGAGGAGCTGGTTTTGGAGCTTCACTATTTCCTGGACTTGGTATTAATGGTATGGGTGGTGGTGGcaatggtggtggtgttggtggCAACAGTTTGTTTGGAGCTGGGCTTCCAGATTTTGAACAAGTGCAACAGCAGTTGACTCGGAACCCTAACATAATGAGAGAAATAATGAATATGCCTGTTGTTCAGAACCTAATGAATAACCCTGATGTAATGCGTAACTTGATTATGAATAATCCTCAAATGCGTGAAATCATTGATCGAAACCCTGAGCTAGCACACATACTTAATGATCCCAGCACACTTCGTCAGACACTTGAAGCTGCAAGAAATCCAGAACTCATGCGTGAGATGATGCGCAATACTGATAGAGCAATGAGCAATATTGAGTCTTCTCCTGAGGGATTCAATATGTTGAGGCGAATGTATGAAAATGTTCAAGAGCCATTCCTGAATGCCACAACAATGGCTGGGAATGCTGGAAATGATAACGCAAACCCATTTGCTGCTCTTTTAGGGACCCAAGGTGGGGACCAAGCAAGAAATCCATCAACTACACCCTCAACCACTAGTTCTGAGACAACTACTGGCTCTCCTGCTCCCAATACTAACCCACTACCAAATCCTTGGACTGCTACTGCTG CTGGAGGTGCCCCAACTAGCACCACGAGGTCAAATCCTACTGGGGATGCTAGATCTCAGACACCCGCTGGCTTAGGTGGACTTGGTCTTCCAGGGCTTGAAGGCATGTTTGGTGCCATGCAGGATACCACTTTAGTCAATCAGATGATGCAAAATCCAGCTATGTCACAGATGATGCAAAGCCTCCTTTCAAATCCTCAATATATGAACCAg ATTCTTGGTCTCAATCCCCAGCTACGCAGCATGCTTGATTCCAATTCTCAACTAAGGGAAATGATGCAAAACCCAGAATTTCTTCGTCAGTTAACTTCTCCTGAAACAATGCAG GGAACAGGGTCAGACTGCTGGTGGAGGTACAG GGTCATTGAACAACGTAGGATTGGAGATGATGATGAACATGTTTGGTGGACTCGGAGCTGGCAGCCTGGCTGTTCCTAG
- the LOC142624202 gene encoding ubiquitin domain-containing protein DSK2b-like isoform X1: MGGDGAVDDANESSGGDGVNINIRCSSGSKFSVQISLDSSVGSFKSILAEKSDTPTDQQRLIYKGRILKDDQTLRSYGLEADHTVHLVRGFSPAAASNPAGGTNPGVPNTTQSNTRSVGSNEGEALGGAGFGASLFPGLGINGMGGGGNGGGVGGNSLFGAGLPDFEQVQQQLTRNPNIMREIMNMPVVQNLMNNPDVMRNLIMNNPQMREIIDRNPELAHILNDPSTLRQTLEAARNPELMREMMRNTDRAMSNIESSPEGFNMLRRMYENVQEPFLNATTMAGNAGNDNANPFAALLGTQGGDQARNPSTTPSTTSSETTTGSPAPNTNPLPNPWTATAAAGGAPTSTTRSNPTGDARSQTPAGLGGLGLPGLEGMFGAMQDTTLVNQMMQNPAMSQMMQSLLSNPQYMNQILGLNPQLRSMLDSNSQLREMMQNPEFLRQLTSPETMQQLLTFQQALMSQLGRQQSTQEQGQTAGGGTGSLNNVGLEMMMNMFGGLGAGSLAVPSRSNAPPEELYATQLSQLQEMGFFDTQENIRALIATAGNVHAAVERLLGNSGQ, encoded by the exons ATGGGAGGTGATGGAGCTGTGGACGATGCGAACGAATCCAGCGGCGGAGATGGAGTCAATATCAACATCCGTTGCTCCAGCGGTTCTAAGTTTTCCGTTCAGATTAGCCTTGATTCCTCCGTTGGATCCTTCAAAAGCATTCTCGCTGAGAAATCCGATACGCCGACCGATCAACAAAGGCTCATTTACAAGGGTCGGATCCTCAAGGACGATCAAACTCTTCGAAGCTACG GTTTGGAGGCAGATCACACTGTCCACTTAGTTCGCGGGTTTTCTCCAGCTGCAGCATCCAATCCTGCTGGTGGAACCAATCCTGGAGTTCCAAATACCACTCAAAGTAATACCAGAAGTGTTGGTTCAAATGAAGGTGAAGCGTTAGGAGGAGCTGGTTTTGGAGCTTCACTATTTCCTGGACTTGGTATTAATGGTATGGGTGGTGGTGGcaatggtggtggtgttggtggCAACAGTTTGTTTGGAGCTGGGCTTCCAGATTTTGAACAAGTGCAACAGCAGTTGACTCGGAACCCTAACATAATGAGAGAAATAATGAATATGCCTGTTGTTCAGAACCTAATGAATAACCCTGATGTAATGCGTAACTTGATTATGAATAATCCTCAAATGCGTGAAATCATTGATCGAAACCCTGAGCTAGCACACATACTTAATGATCCCAGCACACTTCGTCAGACACTTGAAGCTGCAAGAAATCCAGAACTCATGCGTGAGATGATGCGCAATACTGATAGAGCAATGAGCAATATTGAGTCTTCTCCTGAGGGATTCAATATGTTGAGGCGAATGTATGAAAATGTTCAAGAGCCATTCCTGAATGCCACAACAATGGCTGGGAATGCTGGAAATGATAACGCAAACCCATTTGCTGCTCTTTTAGGGACCCAAGGTGGGGACCAAGCAAGAAATCCATCAACTACACCCTCAACCACTAGTTCTGAGACAACTACTGGCTCTCCTGCTCCCAATACTAACCCACTACCAAATCCTTGGACTGCTACTGCTG CAGCTGGAGGTGCCCCAACTAGCACCACGAGGTCAAATCCTACTGGGGATGCTAGATCTCAGACACCCGCTGGCTTAGGTGGACTTGGTCTTCCAGGGCTTGAAGGCATGTTTGGTGCCATGCAGGATACCACTTTAGTCAATCAGATGATGCAAAATCCAGCTATGTCACAGATGATGCAAAGCCTCCTTTCAAATCCTCAATATATGAACCAg ATTCTTGGTCTCAATCCCCAGCTACGCAGCATGCTTGATTCCAATTCTCAACTAAGGGAAATGATGCAAAACCCAGAATTTCTTCGTCAGTTAACTTCTCCTGAAACAATGCAG caaCTCTTGACTTTTCAACAAGCTCTTATGTCTCAGCTTGGTCGGCAACAGTCAACCCA GGAACAGGGTCAGACTGCTGGTGGAGGTACAG GGTCATTGAACAACGTAGGATTGGAGATGATGATGAACATGTTTGGTGGACTCGGAGCTGGCAGCCTGGCTGTTCCTAGCAGATCTAACG CGCCACCGGAAGAACTCTACGCCACCCAGCTGTCACAGCTTCAAGAAATGGGTTTCTTTGACACACAAGAGAATATACGGGCATTGATTGCCACTGCTGGAAATGTTCATGCAGCAGTAGAGCGACTGTTGGGGAACTCTGGTCAGTAG
- the LOC142624202 gene encoding ubiquitin domain-containing protein DSK2b-like isoform X2 has translation MGGDGAVDDANESSGGDGVNINIRCSSGSKFSVQISLDSSVGSFKSILAEKSDTPTDQQRLIYKGRILKDDQTLRSYGLEADHTVHLVRGFSPAAASNPAGGTNPGVPNTTQSNTRSVGSNEGEALGGAGFGASLFPGLGINGMGGGGNGGGVGGNSLFGAGLPDFEQVQQQLTRNPNIMREIMNMPVVQNLMNNPDVMRNLIMNNPQMREIIDRNPELAHILNDPSTLRQTLEAARNPELMREMMRNTDRAMSNIESSPEGFNMLRRMYENVQEPFLNATTMAGNAGNDNANPFAALLGTQGGDQARNPSTTPSTTSSETTTGSPAPNTNPLPNPWTATAAGGAPTSTTRSNPTGDARSQTPAGLGGLGLPGLEGMFGAMQDTTLVNQMMQNPAMSQMMQSLLSNPQYMNQILGLNPQLRSMLDSNSQLREMMQNPEFLRQLTSPETMQQLLTFQQALMSQLGRQQSTQEQGQTAGGGTGSLNNVGLEMMMNMFGGLGAGSLAVPSRSNAPPEELYATQLSQLQEMGFFDTQENIRALIATAGNVHAAVERLLGNSGQ, from the exons ATGGGAGGTGATGGAGCTGTGGACGATGCGAACGAATCCAGCGGCGGAGATGGAGTCAATATCAACATCCGTTGCTCCAGCGGTTCTAAGTTTTCCGTTCAGATTAGCCTTGATTCCTCCGTTGGATCCTTCAAAAGCATTCTCGCTGAGAAATCCGATACGCCGACCGATCAACAAAGGCTCATTTACAAGGGTCGGATCCTCAAGGACGATCAAACTCTTCGAAGCTACG GTTTGGAGGCAGATCACACTGTCCACTTAGTTCGCGGGTTTTCTCCAGCTGCAGCATCCAATCCTGCTGGTGGAACCAATCCTGGAGTTCCAAATACCACTCAAAGTAATACCAGAAGTGTTGGTTCAAATGAAGGTGAAGCGTTAGGAGGAGCTGGTTTTGGAGCTTCACTATTTCCTGGACTTGGTATTAATGGTATGGGTGGTGGTGGcaatggtggtggtgttggtggCAACAGTTTGTTTGGAGCTGGGCTTCCAGATTTTGAACAAGTGCAACAGCAGTTGACTCGGAACCCTAACATAATGAGAGAAATAATGAATATGCCTGTTGTTCAGAACCTAATGAATAACCCTGATGTAATGCGTAACTTGATTATGAATAATCCTCAAATGCGTGAAATCATTGATCGAAACCCTGAGCTAGCACACATACTTAATGATCCCAGCACACTTCGTCAGACACTTGAAGCTGCAAGAAATCCAGAACTCATGCGTGAGATGATGCGCAATACTGATAGAGCAATGAGCAATATTGAGTCTTCTCCTGAGGGATTCAATATGTTGAGGCGAATGTATGAAAATGTTCAAGAGCCATTCCTGAATGCCACAACAATGGCTGGGAATGCTGGAAATGATAACGCAAACCCATTTGCTGCTCTTTTAGGGACCCAAGGTGGGGACCAAGCAAGAAATCCATCAACTACACCCTCAACCACTAGTTCTGAGACAACTACTGGCTCTCCTGCTCCCAATACTAACCCACTACCAAATCCTTGGACTGCTACTGCTG CTGGAGGTGCCCCAACTAGCACCACGAGGTCAAATCCTACTGGGGATGCTAGATCTCAGACACCCGCTGGCTTAGGTGGACTTGGTCTTCCAGGGCTTGAAGGCATGTTTGGTGCCATGCAGGATACCACTTTAGTCAATCAGATGATGCAAAATCCAGCTATGTCACAGATGATGCAAAGCCTCCTTTCAAATCCTCAATATATGAACCAg ATTCTTGGTCTCAATCCCCAGCTACGCAGCATGCTTGATTCCAATTCTCAACTAAGGGAAATGATGCAAAACCCAGAATTTCTTCGTCAGTTAACTTCTCCTGAAACAATGCAG caaCTCTTGACTTTTCAACAAGCTCTTATGTCTCAGCTTGGTCGGCAACAGTCAACCCA GGAACAGGGTCAGACTGCTGGTGGAGGTACAG GGTCATTGAACAACGTAGGATTGGAGATGATGATGAACATGTTTGGTGGACTCGGAGCTGGCAGCCTGGCTGTTCCTAGCAGATCTAACG CGCCACCGGAAGAACTCTACGCCACCCAGCTGTCACAGCTTCAAGAAATGGGTTTCTTTGACACACAAGAGAATATACGGGCATTGATTGCCACTGCTGGAAATGTTCATGCAGCAGTAGAGCGACTGTTGGGGAACTCTGGTCAGTAG